A genomic segment from Streptomyces sp. NBC_00459 encodes:
- a CDS encoding LLM class flavin-dependent oxidoreductase, with amino-acid sequence MTRLRSALWLPLFDELADPTAVARLAAEAEEAGWHGVFVWDHLRWRAPVQQVADPWITLAAIATATECLRFGPMVTPLARRRPAKVARETATLDRLGGGRLTLGVGLGSDRFACELSATGEELDDRQRGRLLDESLEILTAAWSGRPVHHHSRHYTVDGISFLPRPVQRPGVPVWVAGLPGNVRPLRRAARHEGFVPVNLEHPDQLTDIVTTVTELRRPDTTPYDIAVPLPPGADPAPYAKAGATWWLAEFAPETVTLDQVRGVLRDGPADIGIDMERTR; translated from the coding sequence ATGACCCGGTTGCGGTCGGCGCTCTGGCTGCCGCTCTTCGACGAACTCGCCGATCCGACAGCGGTCGCACGTCTGGCCGCGGAGGCGGAAGAGGCAGGCTGGCACGGCGTGTTCGTATGGGACCATCTGCGCTGGCGGGCGCCCGTCCAGCAGGTCGCCGACCCGTGGATCACCCTGGCCGCGATCGCCACGGCCACCGAATGTCTCCGGTTCGGCCCCATGGTCACACCCCTCGCCCGGCGCCGGCCGGCCAAGGTCGCCAGGGAGACCGCGACGCTGGACCGGCTCGGCGGCGGACGCCTCACGCTCGGCGTCGGTCTCGGCAGCGATCGCTTCGCCTGCGAGCTGTCCGCGACCGGCGAGGAACTCGACGACCGGCAGCGGGGCCGCCTGCTCGACGAATCACTGGAGATTCTCACCGCGGCGTGGTCCGGCAGGCCGGTGCACCACCACAGCCGCCACTACACCGTCGACGGCATCTCCTTCCTTCCGAGGCCCGTGCAGCGACCCGGCGTGCCGGTGTGGGTGGCAGGACTTCCCGGTAACGTGAGACCACTGCGCCGCGCCGCCCGGCACGAGGGTTTCGTCCCGGTCAATCTCGAACACCCGGACCAGCTCACCGACATCGTCACCACCGTCACCGAACTGCGTCGGCCTGACACGACCCCGTACGACATCGCGGTCCCCCTCCCGCCCGGCGCCGATCCGGCACCGTACGCCAAGGCGGGCGCCACGTGGTGGCTCGCGGAGTTCGCGCCGGAAACGGTGACGCTGGATCAGGTGCGAGGCGTACTCCGCGACGGCCCGGCAGACATCGGTATCGACATGGAGAGGACCCGGTGA